One genomic window of Mercenaria mercenaria strain notata chromosome 2, MADL_Memer_1, whole genome shotgun sequence includes the following:
- the LOC123564355 gene encoding protein transport protein Sec24A-like isoform X3 gives MANAQNTNANWQNRPAVPSLPTQPTVGPPGQPLFRPPSSVNGIASPSVSQGSMQMNGQFSGIRPPVSSGPVMNGPNQGPPFQGNQFNQPRQGYPGSSGQFRPDGPPQNFRPPFSGAPPSSQGVFRPQQTGGPSGMPPMQGIPQFSTQSSQGGVSGPPGVTASQGMARPPLSQAQQTQSQGKTIDTKLLLADRPNELPVPFHGHGQYSHQVGMALTPGITPANSGPSSQRSSRTNSPAVINPNLDALEGQFRGTPEQETQPPGNPQQQWSQQHGLPPASQQQDMPPASNFPGVPPSSQQTGVPSWQPDMPGLPPTSQQTGMPSSSQQRFPPPPANQPQFGVPPMSAPNQRPGFPPPQMTTGQQPRFPPTSMGMRPGFPPVSSTSQQPGFPPPPVSTNQVPGFPPTSASQHPRFPPPPTTANQQPGFQPAPTSANQQPGFPPPPSANQQPGFPPPPTSANQQPGFRPPPTSVSQQPGFPPPPTSASQQPGFPPQPSSANQYQGFQPNSPLGQPRSQPYAPQGKTIGEFVNTYPKQNTGLNAMTSNFSNMSVQGSQNINLLQQKKLIPPDGVETPKPVIPNDNRNVNCNPEVFRCTMNNIPQTSALLNKSRLPLGILIHPFKDLSQLPVIQSSVIVRCRSCRTYINPFVYFVDSRRWKCNLCYRVNELPDEFSFDPVSKSYGDPQRRPEIKSATIEFIAPSEYMLRPPQPAVYLYLIDVSFNAIETGYLTVFCETLLDVLDRIPGDSRTQIGFIAYDSSVHFFNLAEGLSQPQMLTVTDVDDIFLPSPDDLLVNLNECKSLVIDLLNQLPTLFENNMETRSALGAALQAAFKMTTATGGRLTVMQTVLPTYGPGALQNREDSTQKTSKDISSLGPATDFYKKLALDCSAQQIAVDLFMFNGQYADIASIECISKFSGGCVSYYPSYHAVRSPHLAEKFEADLRRYLTRKVGFESVMRIRCSKGISIHTFHGNFFVRSTDLLSLPNVNPDAGFGMQMSIEEPLTDMSTMCFQAALLYTSSKGERRIRVHTLCLPVTNQISEIHAGADQQAIIALLAKMAVDRSISSSMSDAREAIVNASIDILNAYSSTLPASQRVGNLCSNDQLKLIPLYCLALLKSTAFRTGISTSLDDRTYALHQCKSLPTTELIRMLYPDLYPIHTIMDVEMVKKGSLEFPKLPLLQLSSANIDRNGAYLLDTGDTIYLYLGSAVNPQFCQDVLDRPHFASIQEGGITELPELENDGSERVRSFITYLLDGRSNGAALVVVREDGKLRMKFFQHFVEDRTESSISYIEFLQQIQMQIKS, from the exons GCCCACCAGGCCAGCCCTTATTTCGGCCACCATCAAGTGTAAATGGTATTGCTTCACCATCAGTGTCACAAGGAAGTATGCAAATGAATGGTCAGTTTTCAGGCATAAGACCACCTGTGTCCAGTGGTCCTGTAATGAATGGACCTAATCAAGGACCACCTTTTCAAGGAAATCAGTTTAATCAACCAAGGCAAGGATATCCAGGATCAAGTGGACAGTTTCGACCAGATGGTCCGCCACAAAATTTTAGGCCTCCATTTTCAGGGGCCCCACCTTCAAGTCAAGGTGTATTCAGACCTCAGCAAACAGGAGGACCTTCAGGAATGCCACCTATGCAAGGGATCCCCCAATTTTCAACACAATCGTCACAGGGAGGTGTGTCAGGGCCTCCTGGTGTGACAGCATCGCAGGGCATGGCAAGACCACCTTTGTCACAAGCCCAACAGACACAGTCTCAAG GGAAAACAATTGACACTAAACTGCTTTTGGCAGATCGTCCGAATGAACTCCCTGTACCATTTCATGGACATGGCCAGTACTCGCACCAAGTTGGTATGGCACTCACTCCCGGGATAACACCTGCTAACTCAG GTCCATCATCACAAAGGTCATCAAGGACAAATTCTCCTGCAGTGATCAACCCGAATCTTGATGCTCTAGAGGGACAGTTTAGGGGAACACCAG agcAAGAGACCCAACCCCCAGGTAATCCCCAGCAACAATGGAGTCAGCAACATGGTTTACCCCCAGCATCTCAACAACAAGACATGCCCCCAGCATCAAATTTTCCTGGTGTGCCTCCTTCATCACAGCAAACTGGTGTTCCTTCTTGGCAACCAGACATGCCAGGTTTGCCTCCCACTTCGCAGCAAACTGGCATGCCTTCTTCATCACAGCAAAGATTTCCTCCACCCCCAGCCAATCAACCTCAGTTTGGTGTCCCTCCCATGTCAGCCCCCAATCAGAGACCAGGATTTCCTCCTCCACAAATGACTACTGGCCAACAGCCAAGGTTTCCCCCTACATCCATGGGTATGCGACCAGGATTCCCTCCTGTCTCATCAACCAGTCAACAACCAGGATTTCCTCCACCTCCAGTTTCAACCAATCAAGTACCAGGATTCCCTCCAACATCAGCAAGCCAGCATCCAAGGTTTCCACCACCCCCAACAACAGCCAACCAGCAGCCAGGATTTCAGCCCGCTCCAACTTCAGCCAATCAGCAACCAGGATTTCCACCACCTCCTTCAGCCAATCAGCAACCAGGATTTCCACCACCTCCAACTTCAGCCAATCAGCAACCAGGATTTCGGCCACCCCCAACATCAGTCAGCCAACAACCAGGATTTCCGCCACCTCCAACTTCAGCCAGTCAGCAACCAGGATTTCCTCCACAACCAAGTTCAGCAAATCAGTACCAAGGCTTTCAGCCAAATTCCCCTTTAGGTCAGCCGAGAAGTCAACCGTATGCTCCACAAGGGAAAACTATCGGAGAGTTTGTCAATACCTACCCAAAGCAAAATACTGGACTGAATGCCATGACATCGAATTTTAGCAACATGTCTGTGCAG GGTAGCCAGAATATAAATCTGTTACAGCAGAAAAAGTTAATCCCTCCCGATGGGGTAGAGACACCAAAGCCAGTGATACCAAATGATAACAGGAATGTCAACTGTAATCCAGA AGTGTTTCGTTGTACGATGAACAACATACCCCAGACGTCAGCATTGTTAAACAAGTCCAGGTTACCCCTTGGCATTCTCATACATCCTTTCAAAGATTTGTCC CAATTGCCTGTGATACAGTCCAGTGTTATAGTGAGATGTCGCTCGTGTAGGACGTACATCAATCCGTTTGTTTATTTTGTAGACAGTCGACGGTGGAAATGTAATCTTTGTTACAGGGTTAATGaat tGCCAGATGAGTTTTCATTTGACCCAGTGAGTAAAAGTTATGGTGATCCACAGAGGAGACCAGAAATCAAATCAGCGACCATAGAGTTCATAGCACCTTCAGAATATATG TTAAGACCACCACAGCCAGCAGTGTACCTTTATTTGATAGATGTGTCTTTCAATGCCATAGAAACAG GTTATTTAACTGTTTTCTGTGAGACATTACTAGATGTGTTGGACCGGATACCAGGCGATTCTCGGACACAGATAGGTTTCATAGCATATGACAGTTCTGTACATTTCTTTAATCTGGCCGAGGGTTTGTCTCAGCCTCAGATGCTCACTGTTACAGATGTAGATG atatttttctACCCAGTCCTGATGATTTACTAGTCAATCTAAACGAGTGTAAAAGTTTGGTAATTGATCTGTTAAACCAGTTACCAACATTATTTGAGAACAATATGGAAACCAGAAGTGCCCTTGGTGCCGCACTGCAAGCAGCTTTCAAAATGACG ACGGCCACTGGTGGACGACTGACTGTTATGCAGACTGTGTTACCAACATACGGCCCTGGTGCACTACAAAATAGAGAAGATTCAACACAGAAAACTTCCAAA GACATTTCAAGTCTTGGTCCAGCAACAGATTTTTACAAGAAGCTGGCATTAGATTGTTCTGCCCAGCAGATAGCAGTTGATCTCTTCATGTTTAATGGACAATATGCTGATATTGCATCCATAG AATGTATATCAAAGTTTTCTGGTGGTTGTGTGTCATATTACCCATCATACCATGCTGTGCGGTCACCGCATTTGGCGGAAAAGTTTGAGGCAGATCTCCGGCGGTACCTGACACGGAAGGTTGGATTTGAATCTGTGATGAGAATTCGGTGCTCAAAAG GAATTAGTATCCACACATTTCATGGTAATTTCTTTGTGAGATCTACGGACTTGCTGTCATTGCCCAATGTGAACCCAGATGCTGGGTTTGGTATGCAGATGTCGATAGAGGAGCCACTGACAGACATGTCAACCATGTGTTTCCAGGCTGCACTCTTGTATACTTCCAGTAAAG GTGAAAGACGTATTCGAGTGCACACACTTTGTTTACCAGTAACGAATCAGATCAGTGAAATACACGCAGGGGCTGATCAACAAGCTATTATAGCTTTACTGGCTAAGATGG CTGTAGACCGCAGTATATCATCATCTATGTCTGATGCGAGGGAAGCAATTGTGAATGCTTCCATTGATATATTGAATGCATACAGCAGTACATTACCAGCATCGCAGAGAGTCGGAAATCTCTGTTCCAATGATCAGCTTAAACTTATACCACTCTACTGTCTGGCATTGCTCAAATCT ACGGCATTTAGGACAGGTATATCAACTAGTTTAGATGACAGAACATACGCTCTTCACCAGTGTAAAAGTCTGCCGACAACTGAACTGATTAGAATGTTATACccagatctatatcctatacataCAATTATGGACGTG GAAATGGTGAAAAAAGGAAGTCTGGAGTTTCCTAAATTACCGTTACTTCAGCTGTCATCAGCTAACATTGATCGTAATGGGGCGTATCTACTTGACACAGGAGATACAATATACCTGTATTTAGGTAGTGCCGTAAACCCACAGTTCTGTCAGGATGTGTTAGACAGACCACACTTTGCCTCAATACAAGAGGGTGGcatt ACAGAACTTCCTGAACTAGAAAACGATGGATCAGAGAGAGTGCGTTCTTTTATTACCTATTTGTTAGATGGTCGATCAAATGGTGCAGCCTTGGTTGTAGTCAG GGAAGATGGCAAGTTGAGAATGAAATTTTTCCAGCATTTTGTAGAAGATCGGACAGAGTCAAGTATATCATATATAGAATTCTTACAACAAATACAGATGCAAATAAAGAGCTGA
- the LOC123564355 gene encoding protein transport protein Sec24A-like isoform X4, protein MANAQNTNANWQNRPAVPSLPTQPTVGVPLGGQRPPIADNMQLKTGQSVLNGPVPISGPPGQPLFRPPSSVNGIASPSVSQGSMQMNGQFSGIRPPVSSGPVMNGPNQGPPFQGNQFNQPRQGYPGSSGQFRPDGPPQNFRPPFSGAPPSSQGVFRPQQTGGPSGMPPMQGIPQFSTQSSQGGVSGPPGVTASQGMARPPLSQAQQTQSQGPSSQRSSRTNSPAVINPNLDALEGQFRGTPEQETQPPGNPQQQWSQQHGLPPASQQQDMPPASNFPGVPPSSQQTGVPSWQPDMPGLPPTSQQTGMPSSSQQRFPPPPANQPQFGVPPMSAPNQRPGFPPPQMTTGQQPRFPPTSMGMRPGFPPVSSTSQQPGFPPPPVSTNQVPGFPPTSASQHPRFPPPPTTANQQPGFQPAPTSANQQPGFPPPPSANQQPGFPPPPTSANQQPGFRPPPTSVSQQPGFPPPPTSASQQPGFPPQPSSANQYQGFQPNSPLGQPRSQPYAPQGKTIGEFVNTYPKQNTGLNAMTSNFSNMSVQGSQNINLLQQKKLIPPDGVETPKPVIPNDNRNVNCNPEVFRCTMNNIPQTSALLNKSRLPLGILIHPFKDLSQLPVIQSSVIVRCRSCRTYINPFVYFVDSRRWKCNLCYRVNELPDEFSFDPVSKSYGDPQRRPEIKSATIEFIAPSEYMLRPPQPAVYLYLIDVSFNAIETGYLTVFCETLLDVLDRIPGDSRTQIGFIAYDSSVHFFNLAEGLSQPQMLTVTDVDDIFLPSPDDLLVNLNECKSLVIDLLNQLPTLFENNMETRSALGAALQAAFKMTTATGGRLTVMQTVLPTYGPGALQNREDSTQKTSKDISSLGPATDFYKKLALDCSAQQIAVDLFMFNGQYADIASIECISKFSGGCVSYYPSYHAVRSPHLAEKFEADLRRYLTRKVGFESVMRIRCSKGISIHTFHGNFFVRSTDLLSLPNVNPDAGFGMQMSIEEPLTDMSTMCFQAALLYTSSKGERRIRVHTLCLPVTNQISEIHAGADQQAIIALLAKMAVDRSISSSMSDAREAIVNASIDILNAYSSTLPASQRVGNLCSNDQLKLIPLYCLALLKSTAFRTGISTSLDDRTYALHQCKSLPTTELIRMLYPDLYPIHTIMDVEMVKKGSLEFPKLPLLQLSSANIDRNGAYLLDTGDTIYLYLGSAVNPQFCQDVLDRPHFASIQEGGITELPELENDGSERVRSFITYLLDGRSNGAALVVVREDGKLRMKFFQHFVEDRTESSISYIEFLQQIQMQIKS, encoded by the exons TAGGAGGCCAAAGACCACCCATAGCAGATAATATGCAGTTAAAAACAGGGCAGTCGGTATTAAATGGACCTGTTCCTATTTCAGGCCCACCAGGCCAGCCCTTATTTCGGCCACCATCAAGTGTAAATGGTATTGCTTCACCATCAGTGTCACAAGGAAGTATGCAAATGAATGGTCAGTTTTCAGGCATAAGACCACCTGTGTCCAGTGGTCCTGTAATGAATGGACCTAATCAAGGACCACCTTTTCAAGGAAATCAGTTTAATCAACCAAGGCAAGGATATCCAGGATCAAGTGGACAGTTTCGACCAGATGGTCCGCCACAAAATTTTAGGCCTCCATTTTCAGGGGCCCCACCTTCAAGTCAAGGTGTATTCAGACCTCAGCAAACAGGAGGACCTTCAGGAATGCCACCTATGCAAGGGATCCCCCAATTTTCAACACAATCGTCACAGGGAGGTGTGTCAGGGCCTCCTGGTGTGACAGCATCGCAGGGCATGGCAAGACCACCTTTGTCACAAGCCCAACAGACACAGTCTCAAG GTCCATCATCACAAAGGTCATCAAGGACAAATTCTCCTGCAGTGATCAACCCGAATCTTGATGCTCTAGAGGGACAGTTTAGGGGAACACCAG agcAAGAGACCCAACCCCCAGGTAATCCCCAGCAACAATGGAGTCAGCAACATGGTTTACCCCCAGCATCTCAACAACAAGACATGCCCCCAGCATCAAATTTTCCTGGTGTGCCTCCTTCATCACAGCAAACTGGTGTTCCTTCTTGGCAACCAGACATGCCAGGTTTGCCTCCCACTTCGCAGCAAACTGGCATGCCTTCTTCATCACAGCAAAGATTTCCTCCACCCCCAGCCAATCAACCTCAGTTTGGTGTCCCTCCCATGTCAGCCCCCAATCAGAGACCAGGATTTCCTCCTCCACAAATGACTACTGGCCAACAGCCAAGGTTTCCCCCTACATCCATGGGTATGCGACCAGGATTCCCTCCTGTCTCATCAACCAGTCAACAACCAGGATTTCCTCCACCTCCAGTTTCAACCAATCAAGTACCAGGATTCCCTCCAACATCAGCAAGCCAGCATCCAAGGTTTCCACCACCCCCAACAACAGCCAACCAGCAGCCAGGATTTCAGCCCGCTCCAACTTCAGCCAATCAGCAACCAGGATTTCCACCACCTCCTTCAGCCAATCAGCAACCAGGATTTCCACCACCTCCAACTTCAGCCAATCAGCAACCAGGATTTCGGCCACCCCCAACATCAGTCAGCCAACAACCAGGATTTCCGCCACCTCCAACTTCAGCCAGTCAGCAACCAGGATTTCCTCCACAACCAAGTTCAGCAAATCAGTACCAAGGCTTTCAGCCAAATTCCCCTTTAGGTCAGCCGAGAAGTCAACCGTATGCTCCACAAGGGAAAACTATCGGAGAGTTTGTCAATACCTACCCAAAGCAAAATACTGGACTGAATGCCATGACATCGAATTTTAGCAACATGTCTGTGCAG GGTAGCCAGAATATAAATCTGTTACAGCAGAAAAAGTTAATCCCTCCCGATGGGGTAGAGACACCAAAGCCAGTGATACCAAATGATAACAGGAATGTCAACTGTAATCCAGA AGTGTTTCGTTGTACGATGAACAACATACCCCAGACGTCAGCATTGTTAAACAAGTCCAGGTTACCCCTTGGCATTCTCATACATCCTTTCAAAGATTTGTCC CAATTGCCTGTGATACAGTCCAGTGTTATAGTGAGATGTCGCTCGTGTAGGACGTACATCAATCCGTTTGTTTATTTTGTAGACAGTCGACGGTGGAAATGTAATCTTTGTTACAGGGTTAATGaat tGCCAGATGAGTTTTCATTTGACCCAGTGAGTAAAAGTTATGGTGATCCACAGAGGAGACCAGAAATCAAATCAGCGACCATAGAGTTCATAGCACCTTCAGAATATATG TTAAGACCACCACAGCCAGCAGTGTACCTTTATTTGATAGATGTGTCTTTCAATGCCATAGAAACAG GTTATTTAACTGTTTTCTGTGAGACATTACTAGATGTGTTGGACCGGATACCAGGCGATTCTCGGACACAGATAGGTTTCATAGCATATGACAGTTCTGTACATTTCTTTAATCTGGCCGAGGGTTTGTCTCAGCCTCAGATGCTCACTGTTACAGATGTAGATG atatttttctACCCAGTCCTGATGATTTACTAGTCAATCTAAACGAGTGTAAAAGTTTGGTAATTGATCTGTTAAACCAGTTACCAACATTATTTGAGAACAATATGGAAACCAGAAGTGCCCTTGGTGCCGCACTGCAAGCAGCTTTCAAAATGACG ACGGCCACTGGTGGACGACTGACTGTTATGCAGACTGTGTTACCAACATACGGCCCTGGTGCACTACAAAATAGAGAAGATTCAACACAGAAAACTTCCAAA GACATTTCAAGTCTTGGTCCAGCAACAGATTTTTACAAGAAGCTGGCATTAGATTGTTCTGCCCAGCAGATAGCAGTTGATCTCTTCATGTTTAATGGACAATATGCTGATATTGCATCCATAG AATGTATATCAAAGTTTTCTGGTGGTTGTGTGTCATATTACCCATCATACCATGCTGTGCGGTCACCGCATTTGGCGGAAAAGTTTGAGGCAGATCTCCGGCGGTACCTGACACGGAAGGTTGGATTTGAATCTGTGATGAGAATTCGGTGCTCAAAAG GAATTAGTATCCACACATTTCATGGTAATTTCTTTGTGAGATCTACGGACTTGCTGTCATTGCCCAATGTGAACCCAGATGCTGGGTTTGGTATGCAGATGTCGATAGAGGAGCCACTGACAGACATGTCAACCATGTGTTTCCAGGCTGCACTCTTGTATACTTCCAGTAAAG GTGAAAGACGTATTCGAGTGCACACACTTTGTTTACCAGTAACGAATCAGATCAGTGAAATACACGCAGGGGCTGATCAACAAGCTATTATAGCTTTACTGGCTAAGATGG CTGTAGACCGCAGTATATCATCATCTATGTCTGATGCGAGGGAAGCAATTGTGAATGCTTCCATTGATATATTGAATGCATACAGCAGTACATTACCAGCATCGCAGAGAGTCGGAAATCTCTGTTCCAATGATCAGCTTAAACTTATACCACTCTACTGTCTGGCATTGCTCAAATCT ACGGCATTTAGGACAGGTATATCAACTAGTTTAGATGACAGAACATACGCTCTTCACCAGTGTAAAAGTCTGCCGACAACTGAACTGATTAGAATGTTATACccagatctatatcctatacataCAATTATGGACGTG GAAATGGTGAAAAAAGGAAGTCTGGAGTTTCCTAAATTACCGTTACTTCAGCTGTCATCAGCTAACATTGATCGTAATGGGGCGTATCTACTTGACACAGGAGATACAATATACCTGTATTTAGGTAGTGCCGTAAACCCACAGTTCTGTCAGGATGTGTTAGACAGACCACACTTTGCCTCAATACAAGAGGGTGGcatt ACAGAACTTCCTGAACTAGAAAACGATGGATCAGAGAGAGTGCGTTCTTTTATTACCTATTTGTTAGATGGTCGATCAAATGGTGCAGCCTTGGTTGTAGTCAG GGAAGATGGCAAGTTGAGAATGAAATTTTTCCAGCATTTTGTAGAAGATCGGACAGAGTCAAGTATATCATATATAGAATTCTTACAACAAATACAGATGCAAATAAAGAGCTGA